The DNA region AATTTAAAAGCACCATTAGACTGGGATTATATTTTTGATTACATCGGTTTTCCTGCTTATATGAAACCCCATGCGGGCGGTGGTTGGAAAAGTGTTTATCGTGTTGATAATCCAGAAGATTTATTTGAAAAACACGGAGAAACTGAGCAATTGGTAATGATGTTACAAGAAGAAATTGTTTTTGACGATTATTATCGTGTGTATTGTTTAGGGCAAAAATATGTGCATATTATGCCGTACGAGCCTAGAAACGAACCACATTTAAGATATGTAACGGAGCCTAAAACTACAGGTGAAGAACATGAAAAGTTAATGAAAACAATCCATAATTACACAATCAAATTAAATAAAGCATTAGGGTATGATTTTAATACCGTTGAATTCGCTATTAGAAACGGTGTGCCTTATGCTATAGATTTCTGTAATCCCGCACCAGATGCTGATATAAATTCAGTGGGTCAAACTAATTTTGATTGGATAGTTGAACATTCCGCCAAATTAGCAGTCGAAAAAGCACTTGCACATAAAGCAAAACAAAACAATACCTCTTGGGGAACTTTTTTAAAAAATGCCATTGCTCCAACAGCACCGAAAAAAGCTAAGAAATCAAATTTAAAAACGGTAACCCAAGCAAAAAAAGATTCTAAAGCCGCTCTGGTAAAAAAGACAGCAGCAAAAAAAGCAACTGTCAAAAAAGCTGCTAAAGCTACACCTGTAAAAAAAGTTGTAGCTAAAAAACCAGCACCAAAAGCTAAGGTTGTAACAGCGAAAAAAGCAGTAGTTAAAACTAAAACAACAGCTAAACCTAAGACTACGGTTAAAAAAGTAGCAGCCAAGCCTAAAACAACTGTAAAAAAAACAACGGCTAAACCTAAAACAACATCAAAGAAAAAATAATGAATTGGGTATAATCTGCATGTACTTGTACATTCAAATTATACCTATTAAAACATAAAGCGAATATTAATCTACAACATTAGATATGCATAAATTCACACTAGGAATAGAAGAAGAATTTCAAATTCTAGAAGGCGATACCTTAAAACTACGTTCTCAAATGTCTAAAATATTAGAGGGTGGAAAAGTTTTGTTAAAGGAGCGTATTAAAGAAGAAATGCACCAATCTGTTGTAGAAATGGGCACAAATGTTTGTGAAAACATTCAAGAAGCTAGAGATGAAGTTTCTTATTTACGTCAACAAATCATTGATTTGGCGGCAAAAGAAGGTCTAAAAGTTGCCGCTTCAGGAACACATCCTTTTTCGCATTGGAGCGAACAGTTAATAACTGACAATCCACGTTATGATGAATTGATTGCCGAAATGAAAGATGTGGCACGTTCCAATCTTATTTTTGGTATGCATGTTCACGTTGCCATTCCTAATCGAGATGATGGTCTGCATATTATGAATGTGGCCCGTTATTTTTTACCACATTTATATGCACTTTCAACCAATTCGCCATTTTGGGAAAGTAGAGACACTGGGTTTAAATCATTCCGTTCAAAAATATTTGACAAATTTCCAAGAACTGGAATTCCTCCTTATTTTTCCAGTGTTGCAGAGTATGACAAATTTGTTGAAATATTAGTAAAAACCAAATGCATTGACAATGGCAAAAAAATTTGGTGGGATATTCGTTTGCATCCCTTCTATCCTACTGTAGAATTTAGGATTTGTGATATGGTAATGACGGTTGATGAAGTTGTTTGTATAGCAGCTATAATGCAATGTATAATAGCAAAATTGAG from Aureibaculum sp. 2308TA14-22 includes:
- a CDS encoding ATP-grasp domain-containing protein; translated protein: MAKKVGILFGMEDTFPWAFIDRVNELGKGKVVAEAVQIDKVQQGIDYGYDVIIDRISQEVPFYRAYLKNAALMGTAVINNPFWWSADEKFFNNCLSMQIGVPVPKTILLPSNARPDDTTDKSFRNLKAPLDWDYIFDYIGFPAYMKPHAGGGWKSVYRVDNPEDLFEKHGETEQLVMMLQEEIVFDDYYRVYCLGQKYVHIMPYEPRNEPHLRYVTEPKTTGEEHEKLMKTIHNYTIKLNKALGYDFNTVEFAIRNGVPYAIDFCNPAPDADINSVGQTNFDWIVEHSAKLAVEKALAHKAKQNNTSWGTFLKNAIAPTAPKKAKKSNLKTVTQAKKDSKAALVKKTAAKKATVKKAAKATPVKKVVAKKPAPKAKVVTAKKAVVKTKTTAKPKTTVKKVAAKPKTTVKKTTAKPKTTSKKK
- a CDS encoding carboxylate-amine ligase, with the protein product MHKFTLGIEEEFQILEGDTLKLRSQMSKILEGGKVLLKERIKEEMHQSVVEMGTNVCENIQEARDEVSYLRQQIIDLAAKEGLKVAASGTHPFSHWSEQLITDNPRYDELIAEMKDVARSNLIFGMHVHVAIPNRDDGLHIMNVARYFLPHLYALSTNSPFWESRDTGFKSFRSKIFDKFPRTGIPPYFSSVAEYDKFVEILVKTKCIDNGKKIWWDIRLHPFYPTVEFRICDMVMTVDEVVCIAAIMQCIIAKLSKLHSKNQSFRSYRRILINENKWRAARWGVEAKLIDFGKEEEVPFGILMQELLEFIDDVVDELGCRNEVNFVHQMIEQGSGADRQLKVYEETGDLKEVVNYVVEQTRKGL